A single window of Halococcus saccharolyticus DSM 5350 DNA harbors:
- a CDS encoding CehA/McbA family metallohydrolase, translated as MTETATVAIDPHVHSEGSYDGREPVELLLEHVADLELDGIVVTDHDAIEESLRAAELAPEYGLLGIPGVEVSTSHGHLLAIGVETRPKRGRSLTETVERVRDLGGVAVVPHPFQRSRHGVRKRNLSDCDAIEVYNSMVFTGYRNRRARAFAAAHDYPKVGASDAHTLPNVGRAYTEIRIDLDAASLRSEAIDGEAVVEAMRAGATEIKGKRTPIHRSARQYTKGALRKATYLATSRMPVVPTVPASMGK; from the coding sequence ATGACCGAGACGGCCACGGTCGCCATCGATCCGCACGTCCACTCGGAGGGCTCGTACGACGGCCGGGAGCCGGTCGAGCTCCTCCTCGAACACGTGGCCGACCTCGAACTCGACGGGATCGTCGTCACCGACCACGACGCCATCGAGGAGTCGCTCCGGGCGGCCGAGCTCGCACCCGAGTACGGCCTGCTCGGGATTCCAGGTGTCGAGGTCTCGACCAGCCATGGCCACCTGCTCGCCATCGGGGTCGAAACCCGTCCGAAACGGGGACGGTCGCTCACTGAAACGGTCGAACGAGTGCGTGATCTCGGCGGTGTCGCAGTCGTCCCCCATCCCTTCCAGCGGAGCCGTCACGGCGTTAGAAAGCGGAACCTCTCCGACTGTGATGCGATCGAAGTCTACAACTCGATGGTCTTCACGGGCTACCGGAACCGTCGAGCACGAGCGTTCGCGGCCGCACACGACTACCCAAAGGTCGGCGCGAGCGACGCTCATACCCTCCCGAACGTCGGCCGAGCCTACACCGAGATCCGGATCGATCTCGACGCGGCGTCGCTTCGTTCCGAGGCCATCGACGGCGAGGCGGTCGTCGAGGCAATGCGTGCGGGCGCGACCGAGATCAAAGGTAAACGAACGCCGATCCACCGCAGCGCGCGTCAGTATACGAAGGGTGCGCTCCGGAAAGCGACCTATCTCGCCACGTCGCGAATGCCGGTCGTCCCGACCGTCCCCGCTTCGATGGGCAAGTGA
- a CDS encoding rhomboid family intramembrane serine protease, whose amino-acid sequence MGRLAGSPTVQTLAIMAVVFVVNEATKLLGLLGLSQFLFVLGPTFPLRPWSLITSVYAHAGPAHLVSNAIMLVLVGLIVERSTTWFRYHVFFITTGVLAGLAQVMLLPGSRVLGASGAIFALLGYVVAGNPVSGSVLDVLRLSRRAQIALFAVLAIVVTVLTGAPGVALVAHFTGFLLGLLAGRMGLLAVGEPRDRTQVTSGPPG is encoded by the coding sequence ATGGGTCGCCTCGCGGGAAGTCCGACGGTCCAGACGCTCGCGATCATGGCCGTCGTGTTCGTCGTCAACGAGGCCACCAAGCTGCTCGGTTTGCTCGGTCTGTCGCAGTTCCTGTTCGTTCTCGGTCCGACCTTCCCGCTCCGACCGTGGTCGCTGATCACCAGTGTGTACGCCCACGCCGGCCCCGCACACCTCGTGAGCAACGCGATCATGCTCGTCCTCGTCGGGCTGATCGTCGAGCGTTCGACCACGTGGTTTCGATATCACGTCTTCTTCATCACGACGGGTGTGCTCGCGGGCCTCGCCCAAGTGATGCTACTACCGGGCAGTCGAGTGCTCGGTGCGAGTGGCGCGATCTTCGCCTTACTGGGGTACGTCGTCGCCGGCAATCCGGTGTCGGGGTCGGTGCTCGACGTCCTTCGACTGAGTCGGCGGGCTCAGATCGCGCTGTTCGCGGTGCTCGCGATCGTGGTCACGGTACTGACCGGCGCTCCCGGCGTCGCGCTGGTCGCGCACTTCACCGGGTTCTTGCTCGGGTTGCTCGCCGGGCGAATGGGGCTGTTGGCGGTCGGCGAACCGCGGGACAGAACGCAAGTTACAAGCGGGCCGCCCGGATAG
- the rpsJ gene encoding 30S ribosomal protein S10, with translation MMQQARVRLAGTSPEDLDDICDDVREIATKTGVNLSGPIPLPTKELEVPIRKSPDGEGTATWEHWEMRVHKRLIDLDADERALRQLMRIQVPNDVSIEIVLED, from the coding sequence ATAATGCAGCAGGCGCGCGTCCGCCTCGCCGGCACTAGCCCGGAGGACTTGGACGACATCTGCGACGATGTCCGCGAGATCGCCACCAAAACGGGGGTCAATCTCAGCGGGCCGATCCCGCTGCCGACGAAGGAGCTCGAAGTCCCGATCCGAAAATCCCCCGACGGCGAGGGGACCGCCACGTGGGAGCACTGGGAGATGCGAGTCCACAAGCGGCTGATCGACCTCGACGCCGACGAGCGCGCACTCCGCCAGCTCATGCGGATCCAGGTGCCGAACGACGTCTCGATCGAGATCGTCCTCGAGGACTGA
- the tuf gene encoding translation elongation factor EF-1 subunit alpha, whose amino-acid sequence MADKPHQNLAIIGHVDHGKSTLVGRLLYETGNVPEHVIEQHKEEAEEKGKGGFEFAYVMDNLAEERERGVTIDIAHQEFDTDEYYFTIVDTPGHRDFVKNMITGASQADHAVLVVAADDGVQPQTQEHVFLARTLGIQELIVGVNKMDLVDNSETDYKQTVEEVKELLGQVNFDTEDASFIPISAFEGTNIAEESDDTPWYDGETVLEALNTLPEPQPPTDAPLRLPIQDVYTISGIGTVPVGRVETGILETGNNVSFQPSDVGGEVKTVEMHHEEVPKAEPGDNVGFNVRGIGKDDIRRGDVCGPAEDPPKVAETFQAQVVVMQHPSVITAGYTPVFHAHTAQVACTIESIDSKIDPSSGEVDEENPDFIQSGDAAVVTVRPQKPLSIEPSSEIPELGSFAIRDMGQTIAAGKVLSVDQK is encoded by the coding sequence ATGGCAGACAAACCGCACCAGAACTTGGCCATTATCGGCCACGTCGACCACGGCAAGAGCACGCTCGTCGGACGCCTCCTGTACGAGACAGGCAACGTCCCCGAGCACGTCATCGAGCAGCACAAAGAGGAAGCCGAGGAGAAGGGCAAGGGCGGCTTCGAGTTCGCCTACGTGATGGACAACCTCGCGGAGGAGCGAGAGCGAGGTGTCACCATCGACATCGCCCACCAGGAGTTCGACACCGACGAGTACTACTTCACCATCGTCGACACCCCTGGCCACCGCGACTTCGTGAAGAACATGATCACGGGCGCGAGCCAGGCCGACCACGCCGTGCTCGTGGTCGCGGCGGACGACGGCGTCCAGCCGCAGACCCAGGAGCACGTCTTCCTCGCCCGAACGCTGGGCATTCAGGAGCTGATCGTCGGGGTCAACAAGATGGACCTCGTCGATAACTCCGAGACCGACTACAAGCAGACCGTCGAGGAGGTCAAAGAGCTCCTCGGACAGGTCAACTTCGACACCGAGGACGCGAGCTTCATCCCGATCTCGGCGTTCGAGGGTACCAACATCGCCGAGGAGAGCGACGACACTCCGTGGTACGACGGCGAGACGGTGCTCGAAGCGCTCAACACCCTTCCGGAGCCCCAGCCGCCGACCGACGCCCCGCTCCGGCTCCCGATCCAGGACGTCTACACCATCTCGGGCATCGGCACTGTCCCTGTCGGGCGTGTCGAGACCGGCATCCTCGAGACCGGAAACAACGTCTCCTTCCAGCCGAGCGATGTCGGCGGCGAGGTCAAGACCGTCGAGATGCACCACGAGGAGGTCCCCAAGGCAGAACCCGGTGACAACGTCGGGTTCAACGTCCGCGGCATCGGCAAGGACGACATCCGCCGGGGCGACGTCTGTGGTCCCGCCGAGGACCCGCCAAAGGTCGCCGAAACCTTCCAGGCGCAGGTCGTCGTGATGCAGCACCCGAGCGTGATCACCGCGGGCTACACCCCGGTCTTCCACGCTCACACTGCACAGGTCGCCTGCACCATCGAGTCCATCGACTCGAAGATCGACCCCTCCAGCGGCGAGGTCGACGAGGAGAACCCCGACTTCATCCAGTCGGGTGACGCCGCCGTCGTGACCGTGCGCCCGCAGAAGCCGCTGAGCATCGAGCCGTCGAGCGAGATCCCCGAACTCGGGAGCTTCGCCATCCGCGACATGGGTCAGACCATCGCCGCTGGCAAGGTCCTCTCGGTCGACCAGAAATAA
- a CDS encoding homoserine dehydrogenase: protein MKLAIVGCGAVGSAVAELAGEYGHRVTALADSTSATVDPDGIDVGTALDRKAEGRGVGTDGIDRALDAEYDALVEATPTTLGDAKPGFAHVRHALDRDAHAVLANKGPVAERYADLRAAERESEGEVLFEAAVGGAIPVLSTIADLGPTNVTAVRGVLNGTANFILSRMSAEGLDYGHVLAEAQDLGVAEADPTFDVEGTDAALKCVILANVLGDGETTLADANVTGITDLTPSALDLATDDGRTVRLVGEVVDGDGAPEVRVGPRLVPENGTLAVTGTQNIVQLETRHAGQLNLSGRGAGGRATATAVLGDVGRLP from the coding sequence ATGAAACTCGCGATCGTCGGCTGTGGCGCGGTCGGGAGCGCGGTCGCCGAGCTTGCTGGCGAGTACGGCCACCGCGTGACGGCGCTCGCCGACTCGACGAGCGCGACGGTCGACCCCGACGGTATCGATGTCGGGACCGCACTCGATCGGAAGGCCGAGGGCCGGGGCGTCGGCACCGACGGAATCGATCGCGCGCTCGATGCGGAGTACGACGCCCTCGTTGAAGCCACGCCGACGACGCTCGGCGACGCCAAGCCTGGATTCGCGCACGTCCGCCACGCGCTCGATCGCGACGCCCACGCCGTGCTCGCGAACAAGGGCCCGGTCGCCGAGCGGTACGCCGATCTCCGCGCGGCCGAACGCGAGAGCGAGGGCGAGGTCTTATTCGAGGCCGCCGTCGGCGGCGCGATCCCGGTGCTCTCGACGATCGCGGACCTCGGCCCGACGAACGTGACCGCCGTCCGGGGCGTCCTCAATGGTACCGCGAATTTCATCCTCTCGCGGATGAGCGCCGAGGGGCTCGACTACGGCCACGTGCTCGCGGAAGCCCAGGATCTCGGCGTCGCGGAGGCCGACCCCACCTTCGACGTCGAGGGCACCGACGCGGCGCTCAAGTGTGTCATCCTCGCGAACGTTCTCGGGGACGGCGAGACGACGCTCGCGGATGCGAACGTCACTGGGATCACCGACCTCACCCCGAGCGCACTCGATCTCGCCACCGACGACGGCCGCACCGTCCGACTCGTCGGCGAGGTCGTCGACGGCGACGGGGCTCCGGAAGTACGGGTCGGTCCCCGCCTCGTGCCGGAAAACGGGACGCTTGCCGTGACTGGGACCCAGAACATCGTCCAGCTCGAAACCCGCCACGCCGGCCAGTTGAACCTGAGCGGGCGCGGTGCGGGCGGTCGGGCGACCGCGACCGCGGTGCTCGGGGACGTGGGTCGACTCCCCTGA
- a CDS encoding amino acid-binding protein, with amino-acid sequence MSESTDSAVSAYTVRLELVDEPGELLRALEPIADNGGNLLSIFHERGSLTPRGHIPVEVDLEATPERFESIVTALREAGVNVIQAGAERYGEELSVVLVGDLVETDLSDTLSRLECTSASVADIALSAPEGTDEPASARLRLATQAGERDQALDTVRAVADEKDLLLVEPLVGADR; translated from the coding sequence GTGAGCGAGTCGACCGACAGCGCGGTCTCGGCGTACACGGTACGGCTCGAGCTCGTCGACGAGCCTGGCGAACTCCTCCGCGCGCTCGAACCCATCGCCGACAACGGCGGCAACCTCCTCTCGATCTTCCACGAGCGCGGCTCGCTCACCCCCCGGGGCCACATCCCAGTCGAGGTCGATCTGGAGGCGACACCCGAACGCTTCGAGTCGATCGTGACCGCGCTCCGCGAAGCAGGCGTGAACGTCATCCAGGCCGGCGCGGAACGCTACGGTGAGGAGCTCTCGGTCGTGCTCGTCGGCGACCTCGTCGAGACCGATCTCTCGGACACGCTCTCGCGGCTCGAATGTACGAGCGCCTCGGTGGCGGACATCGCGCTCTCGGCCCCGGAAGGCACCGACGAACCCGCGAGCGCCCGCCTCCGGCTGGCAACCCAGGCCGGCGAGCGCGACCAAGCGCTCGACACCGTTCGCGCGGTTGCCGACGAGAAGGACCTCCTCCTCGTCGAGCCGCTCGTGGGGGCCGATCGATGA
- a CDS encoding elongation factor EF-2: MGRRRKIVQECERLMDKPENIRNIAIAAHIDHGKTTLTDNLLAGAGMISEDLAGEQLAMDTEEDEQERGITIDAANVSMTHEYEDTNHLVNLIDTPGHVDFGGDVTRAMRAVDGALVVVDAVEGTMPQTETVLRQALRENVKPALFINKVDRLINELQEGPEEMQERLQAVIGDVNELIRGMDEERYEDGWKVSVQDGTVAFGSALYNWATSLPQMQATGIDFADIIEYNRNDEIDELRKHSPLSNVVLDMVAEHFPNPVKAQPERVPTVWRGDDDSDLAEGMRLVDDEGEVVFMVTDIGMDPHAGEIASGRLFSGTLERGQDLYVSGTAGTNRIQSVGIFMGGEREEVERVPAGNIAAVTGLRDAIAGSTVSSVEMTPFESIEHISEPVITKSVEAQSMDDLPKLIETLQQVSKEDPTIRIEINEDTGEHLISGQGELHLEVITQRIERNQGIPVTTGEPIVVFREAVQQPSDMVEGQSPNRHNRFYLTVEPLSADVVETIKRGEASMDMPEQERREALQEAGMDKDTSQEVETIHGTNILVDDTKGIQHLNETMELVVEGWEEALDDGPLAAEPVQGTLIRLDDARLHEDAIHRGPAQVIPAVRQAVHRALIDGRISMLEPIQNVRIDVPSEHMGPASGEIQGRRGQVDDMYQEGDLMVVEGVAPVDEMIGFASDIRSATEGRASWNTENAGFQVMADNLQPETIKEIRERKGMKLELPPGVDYF, translated from the coding sequence ATGGGCCGACGTAGAAAGATCGTACAGGAGTGCGAGCGGCTGATGGACAAGCCGGAGAACATCCGGAACATCGCGATCGCCGCACACATCGATCACGGCAAGACGACGCTGACGGACAACCTGCTCGCCGGCGCGGGAATGATCTCCGAGGACCTCGCGGGCGAGCAGCTCGCGATGGACACCGAGGAGGACGAGCAGGAACGCGGGATCACCATCGACGCGGCGAACGTCTCGATGACCCACGAGTACGAGGACACCAACCACCTCGTCAACCTCATCGACACGCCGGGCCACGTCGACTTCGGCGGCGACGTCACCCGGGCGATGCGCGCAGTCGACGGCGCGCTCGTGGTGGTCGACGCAGTCGAGGGCACAATGCCCCAGACCGAAACCGTTCTCCGCCAGGCGCTCCGCGAGAACGTCAAGCCTGCGCTGTTCATCAACAAAGTCGACCGCCTGATCAACGAGCTTCAGGAGGGCCCCGAGGAGATGCAGGAGCGTCTCCAGGCCGTGATCGGCGACGTCAACGAGCTCATCCGCGGGATGGACGAGGAGCGCTACGAGGACGGCTGGAAGGTCTCGGTCCAGGACGGCACCGTGGCCTTTGGCTCGGCGCTGTACAACTGGGCCACCAGTCTCCCACAGATGCAGGCGACCGGGATCGACTTCGCCGACATCATCGAGTACAATCGCAACGACGAGATCGACGAACTCCGCAAGCACTCGCCGCTCTCGAACGTCGTGCTCGACATGGTGGCCGAACACTTCCCGAACCCCGTCAAGGCCCAGCCGGAACGGGTTCCCACCGTGTGGCGTGGCGACGACGATTCCGATCTCGCTGAGGGGATGCGCCTCGTCGACGACGAGGGCGAAGTCGTGTTCATGGTGACCGATATCGGGATGGACCCCCACGCCGGCGAGATCGCCTCCGGGAGACTGTTCTCCGGTACGCTCGAACGCGGCCAGGACCTCTACGTCTCCGGGACGGCCGGCACCAACCGCATCCAATCGGTCGGGATCTTCATGGGCGGCGAGCGCGAGGAGGTCGAGCGCGTTCCCGCCGGGAACATCGCCGCCGTCACCGGCCTTCGGGACGCGATCGCGGGTTCGACGGTATCGAGCGTGGAGATGACGCCGTTCGAGTCGATCGAGCACATCTCCGAGCCGGTGATCACGAAGTCCGTCGAGGCCCAGAGCATGGACGACCTCCCGAAGCTGATCGAGACGCTCCAGCAGGTCTCGAAAGAGGACCCCACCATCCGAATCGAGATCAACGAGGACACCGGCGAACACCTCATCTCGGGCCAGGGCGAGCTCCACCTCGAAGTCATCACCCAGCGCATCGAGCGCAACCAGGGTATCCCGGTCACCACGGGAGAGCCCATCGTGGTCTTCCGCGAAGCCGTCCAGCAGCCCTCCGACATGGTCGAGGGTCAGTCGCCGAACCGCCACAACCGGTTCTATCTGACCGTCGAACCCCTTTCGGCGGATGTCGTCGAGACGATCAAGCGCGGCGAGGCGTCGATGGACATGCCCGAGCAGGAACGCCGCGAGGCGCTCCAAGAAGCAGGAATGGACAAGGACACCTCTCAAGAGGTCGAGACCATCCACGGCACCAACATCCTCGTCGACGACACGAAGGGGATCCAGCACCTCAACGAGACGATGGAACTCGTCGTCGAAGGCTGGGAAGAAGCGCTCGACGACGGGCCTCTCGCTGCGGAGCCGGTCCAGGGCACCCTCATCCGACTCGACGACGCCCGACTCCACGAGGACGCCATCCACCGTGGGCCCGCCCAGGTCATCCCCGCCGTCCGCCAGGCGGTCCATCGCGCGCTGATCGACGGTCGGATCTCGATGCTCGAACCCATCCAGAACGTCCGGATCGACGTGCCGAGCGAACACATGGGCCCCGCCTCGGGCGAGATCCAGGGCCGCCGTGGCCAGGTCGACGACATGTACCAGGAGGGCGACCTCATGGTGGTCGAGGGCGTCGCCCCGGTCGATGAGATGATCGGGTTCGCCTCCGACATCCGCTCGGCGACCGAGGGCCGTGCCTCGTGGAACACCGAGAATGCCGGCTTCCAAGTGATGGCCGACAACCTCCAGCCCGAGACGATCAAGGAGATCCGCGAGCGCAAGGGGATGAAACTCGAACTCCCGCCCGGCGTCGACTACTTCTAA
- a CDS encoding DUF5781 family protein translates to MDVRVQSAGPTEPFLGARDLFTTEHDLDLPVNVHVRDNPDSRTWTAHYDDHHVLNISRQAANSAMARPLALHEYSHMRRHETDHPSHVQSTREALYLALAGHSVERRTLSHCYQIANHMKDIYADDITLTVAPADRLVAFLESSLAAALADRPADPPSWTRLTPAADPEITAVNAAFALALLERHDCIDDDHRLYDLAHAAANDAVGIELAAFKRRFRDLGTDPDAGEYRRALVEATREYATRSNYAAD, encoded by the coding sequence ATGGACGTTCGCGTGCAGTCTGCCGGCCCGACCGAACCGTTCCTCGGCGCGCGCGACCTCTTCACGACCGAACACGACCTCGATCTCCCGGTCAACGTCCACGTTCGCGACAACCCCGACTCGCGGACGTGGACCGCCCATTACGACGACCATCACGTACTCAACATCTCTCGTCAGGCGGCAAACTCCGCGATGGCGCGCCCGCTCGCGCTCCACGAGTATTCGCACATGCGCCGCCACGAAACCGACCACCCCTCACACGTCCAGTCGACGCGGGAAGCGCTCTATCTCGCGCTCGCGGGCCACTCGGTCGAGCGGCGGACCCTCTCACACTGCTATCAGATCGCCAACCACATGAAGGACATCTACGCCGACGATATCACGCTCACAGTGGCTCCCGCCGACCGCTTGGTGGCGTTTCTGGAATCGAGCCTCGCGGCCGCGCTCGCGGATCGTCCGGCGGACCCCCCGTCGTGGACGCGACTCACGCCGGCGGCCGACCCGGAGATCACCGCAGTCAACGCGGCGTTCGCGCTCGCGCTCCTCGAACGCCACGACTGTATCGACGACGATCACCGATTGTACGACCTCGCTCACGCCGCCGCGAACGACGCCGTCGGGATCGAACTCGCGGCGTTCAAGCGCCGCTTCCGGGACCTCGGGACCGATCCCGACGCGGGCGAGTACCGACGCGCACTGGTTGAAGCAACCCGTGAGTACGCGACTCGGTCGAACTACGCTGCCGACTGA
- a CDS encoding 30S ribosomal protein S7, producing MSAEEDAPEPEKPAGTDEESETDAKLFERWEVTGFEYNDPSTKRYITVTPVEHTMGRHAGKQFQKSEVSIVERLINRLMQTDSNTGKKQQATRIVRKAFEEVHDRTDENPIQVLVTAVENAAPREETVRLKYGGISVPQAVDVAPQRRVDQALMFLAEGAYNASFKSPTDAHEALADQLTGAANYDVQTYAVNQKEEKERVAAAAR from the coding sequence ATGTCGGCCGAAGAGGACGCCCCCGAGCCGGAGAAACCCGCCGGGACTGACGAGGAGAGCGAGACCGACGCGAAGCTGTTCGAGCGCTGGGAAGTCACGGGATTCGAGTACAACGACCCCTCGACCAAGCGCTACATCACGGTCACTCCTGTGGAGCACACGATGGGTCGCCACGCCGGCAAACAGTTCCAGAAGAGCGAGGTCTCGATCGTCGAGCGACTGATCAACCGGCTGATGCAGACCGACTCGAACACCGGCAAGAAACAGCAGGCCACCCGGATCGTCCGAAAGGCGTTTGAGGAGGTCCACGACCGGACCGACGAGAACCCGATCCAGGTGCTCGTCACCGCTGTCGAGAACGCCGCCCCGCGCGAGGAGACCGTCCGGCTGAAGTACGGCGGGATCTCGGTGCCCCAAGCCGTCGACGTCGCCCCCCAGCGCCGGGTCGACCAGGCGCTGATGTTCCTCGCAGAGGGCGCGTACAACGCGTCGTTCAAATCGCCAACCGACGCTCACGAGGCGCTCGCCGACCAGCTTACCGGCGCGGCGAACTACGATGTCCAGACGTACGCGGTCAACCAGAAAGAGGAAAAAGAGCGCGTCGCGGCCGCGGCTCGCTGA
- a CDS encoding 30S ribosomal protein S12, with protein MANGKYAARKLKKDRQSHRWSDSEYARRERGLREQSDPLEGAPQGRGIVLEKVGIEAKQPNSAIRKCVRVQLIKNGKQVSAFCPGDGAISFIDEHDEVTIAGIGGAKGRAMGDISGVNYKVEKVNGVSLIELVRGNAEKPVR; from the coding sequence ATGGCCAACGGCAAGTACGCGGCGCGGAAACTCAAGAAGGACCGCCAGAGCCACCGGTGGTCCGACTCGGAGTACGCCCGGCGGGAGCGCGGGCTGCGCGAGCAGTCGGACCCGCTCGAAGGAGCCCCCCAGGGGCGCGGTATCGTGCTCGAAAAGGTCGGTATCGAGGCAAAGCAGCCGAACTCCGCGATCCGCAAATGTGTGCGGGTCCAGCTCATCAAGAACGGCAAGCAGGTTTCGGCGTTCTGTCCCGGCGATGGCGCGATCAGCTTCATCGACGAACACGACGAAGTCACGATCGCGGGGATCGGCGGCGCGAAGGGCCGTGCGATGGGTGACATCTCGGGCGTGAACTACAAAGTCGAGAAGGTCAACGGCGTGAGCCTGATCGAACTCGTCCGCGGGAACGCGGAGAAGCCGGTGCGATAA
- a CDS encoding NusA-like transcription termination signal-binding factor, giving the protein MRVTLSDAARRHIALFEDVTDATAVDCLFDDTNDRICFLVTAGEIADAIGPDGQTVEKVEQRLGRQVTLVENADTPEAFVANALAPAAVYNVTISENRDTVAYAEVDRADRGVAIGADGRRIETARRLAKRHFDIDDIELA; this is encoded by the coding sequence ATGCGCGTGACGCTCTCGGACGCGGCGCGCCGTCACATCGCGCTGTTCGAGGACGTCACGGATGCGACCGCGGTCGACTGCCTGTTCGACGATACGAACGATCGAATCTGTTTTCTGGTGACGGCCGGCGAGATAGCCGACGCGATCGGCCCCGACGGCCAAACGGTCGAGAAAGTCGAACAGCGCCTCGGCCGGCAGGTCACTCTCGTAGAGAACGCCGACACGCCCGAGGCGTTCGTCGCCAACGCGCTCGCGCCCGCCGCAGTGTACAACGTCACGATCAGCGAGAATCGGGATACGGTGGCCTATGCGGAGGTCGATCGAGCCGACCGGGGCGTGGCGATCGGCGCGGACGGCCGACGGATCGAGACCGCGCGTCGCCTGGCGAAACGGCACTTCGACATCGACGACATCGAACTGGCGTGA
- the rpoA2 gene encoding DNA-directed RNA polymerase subunit A'': MTEITSGIESTVEGTDLPKRLKDEVYATIEDREVTAEEAGEIAAAVEERYLDTRVDPLDPVGTVSAQSIGEPGTQMTMNTFHYAGVAEIDVTQGLPRLIELVDARKTPDTPMMTVHLDGEYATDREKAHEVVWAIEATRILALGDVSTNVADMLVQIDLNEQTLEERMITPEEVAEIIEDSLGVDVVQSGTTVEFGPDQPSYRDLLQLVEELREIVFKGIDEVSRVVIRKEELDEGEEFVLYTEGSAFGDVLDIEGVDASRTTCNNIHEIHRNLGVEAARETIIEETMDTLEEQGLGNVNIRHLMLVADIMTTEGTIESIGRHGISGSKDSVLARAAFEVTVNHLLDAAVHGEIDDLNGVTENVIVGKPIKLGTGDVNLRMGGASGGAGGADDSRAD, translated from the coding sequence ATGACTGAGATCACGAGCGGGATCGAGTCGACGGTCGAGGGGACCGATCTCCCGAAACGACTCAAGGACGAAGTGTACGCGACGATCGAGGACCGCGAGGTGACGGCCGAGGAGGCCGGCGAGATCGCGGCCGCTGTCGAGGAGCGGTATCTCGACACCCGGGTCGACCCGCTCGATCCCGTCGGCACCGTGTCGGCCCAGTCGATCGGCGAGCCCGGCACCCAGATGACGATGAACACGTTCCACTACGCGGGCGTGGCGGAGATCGACGTCACCCAGGGGCTGCCGCGGCTGATCGAACTCGTCGACGCCCGAAAGACTCCCGACACGCCGATGATGACGGTCCATCTCGACGGGGAGTACGCGACCGATCGCGAGAAAGCCCACGAGGTGGTATGGGCGATTGAGGCGACACGGATCCTCGCGCTCGGGGACGTCTCGACCAACGTCGCGGACATGCTCGTGCAGATCGATCTGAACGAGCAGACCTTGGAAGAGCGGATGATCACGCCGGAAGAAGTCGCCGAGATCATCGAGGACAGTCTCGGCGTCGACGTCGTCCAGTCGGGGACCACCGTCGAGTTCGGTCCCGACCAGCCGAGCTATCGCGATCTGCTCCAGCTCGTCGAGGAGCTGCGCGAGATCGTGTTCAAGGGGATCGACGAGGTTTCACGGGTCGTGATCCGGAAGGAAGAGCTCGACGAGGGCGAGGAGTTCGTGCTCTACACCGAAGGATCGGCGTTCGGCGACGTGCTCGACATCGAGGGTGTCGACGCCTCGCGGACGACGTGCAACAACATCCACGAGATCCACCGGAACCTCGGGGTCGAGGCCGCGCGCGAGACCATCATCGAGGAGACGATGGACACGCTCGAAGAGCAGGGGCTCGGCAACGTCAACATCCGCCACCTCATGCTGGTCGCAGACATCATGACCACCGAGGGGACGATCGAGTCGATCGGCCGCCACGGCATCTCGGGCTCGAAGGACTCGGTGCTCGCCCGCGCCGCCTTCGAGGTCACGGTGAACCACCTGCTCGACGCGGCGGTCCACGGCGAGATCGACGATCTCAACGGTGTGACCGAGAACGTGATCGTCGGCAAGCCGATCAAGCTCGGCACTGGCGACGTCAATCTCCGGATGGGTGGCGCGAGCGGCGGTGCCGGCGGCGCGGACGACAGTCGCGCCGACTGA